In one Nicotiana sylvestris chromosome 8, ASM39365v2, whole genome shotgun sequence genomic region, the following are encoded:
- the LOC104249750 gene encoding BTB/POZ domain-containing protein At1g04390 isoform X2, with amino-acid sequence MQRLVLRSVDAFLDNISAESLQHQVVKESVSDIVAAVGSILASKSAATLRLASDVAVKIVRIIPSTMLQPHLANLIHPLSSLLSFQQLRVAISCASALNLILSNLSSKREKEVWEILKTTNVVGNLGQNVKGYSSDNKPTEYFKEMASLLSKILWRWPLSRFRVWTDTKLLNILDTVKLNPDCSIRIAVLQLYSALALCCNGTKKLLEDGEGLVKILVDSLDSSNPHSVQIEGLRLAQCLTKSEQGCSKINKSSCEPFVKAVITLMSNWSFDAGKLAKCQMSILVEVCRLALITRWAGDHQFYLWKAGVDGVLLSLLIGNSDTTQQSLRSLSLQEQIIKLEEVFDKYVLLPLRPYVWDILGWLAANCMEDFSPKMHGNETSFIALVICACLAFADSILTARQISQGSVCHSSESEPASRAVLMMIYSPSKYIASETRFILSEVLALKGKDYVEYLLDSLKAVSSGNKFGIPSNFRLVITLITLACYSALPKHRKHVIQHGGIPTLLSFISWWLDNPVHLNRSSVAPHVQNYFSERTCCWPSSEDWEGEDMLLLFGLMALGELINAKNCGGLFCNQMESRAAFIRELQEICINNSNPGPRWYAAYILCHFGLYGFPSKFGREFRELLTDNEHTDAELIIKNQEPVHVHGVILLVRCPSLLPLEELLKEKDFGSSLKLDSDSCNRLITKVRLSAHVDCQSLTKLLEYIYSGFLEAGEDLVKKLKILARHCNLQPLVQLLYGRNPKWGTPFPSSDITSALGPAGRNFSDIILEAETSRPSNEDCNSCSISVLHLHVHKVVLWSSCEYLRALFQSGMQESHSLTIKVPVCWDSLVKLVSWFYSGELPRPISGCLWDNLDKEEKLHELQPYVELCSLAQFWLLEDLHDECFRLIVSVLDSYQYLSIKIIQMAANLNQWKLVEVAAEYLAPMYHHLRNSSELDVLDEHLIEIVRTASVQFSQRNGHLLSLT; translated from the exons ATGCAAAGACTAGTACTTCGTTCAGTTGATGCATTTCTTGATAATATATCTGCTGAGTCATTACAACACCAAGTTGTGAAG GAGTCAGTCAGTGACATAGTTGCAGCTGTAGGAAGTATTCTAGCATCAAAAAGTGCAGCCACATTAAGATTGGCCTCAGATGTAGCTGTAAAGATCGTCCGCATCATACCAAGTACAATGCTGCAACCTCATTTGGCCAATCTCATCCATCCTTTGTCATCCTTGTTAAGTTTCCAGCAATTACGAGTTGCTATATCTTGTGCCTCTGCCTTGAATTTGATTTTATCAAATCTGAGTTCTAAAAGAGAGAAAGAGGTTTGGGAGATCTTAAAAACCACAAACGTGGTTGGTAATCTAGGCCAGAATGTTAAAGGATACTCCAGTGACAATAAGCCAACTGAGTACTTTAAAGAGATGGCCTCTCTGTTAAGTAAAATTTTGTGGCGTTGGCCTCTTTCTCGGTTCCGTGTTTGGACTGATACGAAATTGTTGAATATCTTAGATACTGTCAAGCTCAATCCTGACTGCTCCATCAGAATTGCTGTTCTGCAGCTATATTCTGCTTTAG CTCTATGTTGCAATGGAACTAAGAAGCTTTTGGAGGATGGAGAAGGTCTTGTAAAAATTTTGGTGGACAGTTTGGACAGTTCAAACCCTCATTCGGTCCAGATAGAGGGATTAAGACTTGCCCAATGTTTAACG AAAAGTGAACAAGGATGTTCGAAAATTAATAAATCGTCTTGTGAGCCCTTTGTGAAAGCCGTGATTACCTTAATGAGTAACTGGAGTTTTGATGCTGGAAAGCTTGCTAAGTGCCAAATGTCAATACTAGTTGAAGTATGCCGTTTGGCTCTGATCACTCGTTGGGCAGGGGACCACCAATTTTATCTTTGGAAGGCAGGAGTTGATGGGGTTCTTCTTAGTCTTCTCATAGGAAATTCTGACACTACTCAGCAGTCTCTGCGTAGCTTATCTCTACAAGAACAAATCATCAAGTTAGAAGAGGTTTTTGATAAATATGTTCTACTTCCACTGAGACCGTATGTTTGGGATATTCTTGGATGGCTTGCAGCAAATTGTATGGAAGATTTCTCCCCCAAGATGCATGGAAATGAGACTTCGTTTATTGCTCTTGTTATTTGTGCATG CTTGGCCTTCGCGGATTCTATACTCACAGCTCGCCAAATTTCTCAAGGGAGTGTTTGTCATTCATCAGAGAGTGAACCAGCATCTAGGGCAGTCCTTATGATGATTTATTCTCCCAGCAAGTACATTGCTTCTGAAACAAGGTTTATCCTATCTGAAGTTCTGGCACTGAAGGGAAAGGACTATGTGGAATATTTACTGGATAGTTTGAAAGCGGTATCTTCTGGAAACAAGTTTGGAATACCGAGTAATTTTAGACTTGTCATAACCTTGATAACTCTGGCATGTTATTCAGCTCTGCCAAAACATCGTAAGCATGTAATTCAGCATGGAGGAATACCCACTCTGTTGAGCTTCATTAGTTGGTGGTTAGATAATCCTGTCCACCTAAATAGATCCAGTGTGGCTCCTCATGTGCAGAATTATTTCAGTGAAAGGACTTGTTGCTGGCCTTCTTCTGAAGATTGGGAAGGTGAAGATATGCTTTTACTTTTTGGACTTATGGCTCTTGGTGAGTTGATAAATGCGAAAAATTGTGGTGGTCTCTTTTGTAATCAGATGGAGTCGCGAGCTGCTTTTATCAGAGAACTTCAAGAGATCTGTATTAACAATTCTAATCCTGGACCACGATGGTACGCTGCTTATATCCTTTGCCATTTTGGATTATACGGTTTTCCAAGTAAGTTTGGGAGAGAGTTTCGAGAACTCCTTACTGACAATGAACATACTGATGCGGAGCTTATAATTAAAAATCAGGAACCAGTGCATGTCCATGGTGTTATTCTTCTGGTTAGATGCCCATCATTGTTACCTCTTGAAGAATTGCTTAAAGAGAAAGATTTTGGTTCTTCCTTAAAGCTGGATTCAGATTCATGCAATAGGTTAATCACCAAAGTTCGTCTCTCAGCTCATGTTGATTGCCAGTCATTGACAAAGTTATTGGAGTATATCTATTCGGGATTCCTTGAAGCAGGAGAAGACCTTGtgaaaaagttgaaaattttagCCAGACATTGCAATTTGCAACCTCTGGTACAATTGCtttatggaagaaatccgaaatgGGGAACTCCATTCCCAAGTTCCGACATTACCTCTGCTCTTGGGCCAGCTGGACGTAATTTTTC GGATATTATTTTGGAGGCTGAAACTTCCCGACCAAGTAATGAGGACTGCAATTCTTGCTCCATATCTGTTTTACACCTGCATGTTCACAAAGTTGTACTATGGTCAAGTTGTGAATATTTACGGGCCCTCTTTCAGTCAGGAATGCAAGAAAG CCATTCGCTCACCATCAAGGTGCCAGTTTGTTGGGACTCCTTGGTTAAGTTAGTCAGCTGGTTCTACTCTGGTGAGTTGCCTAGACCAATATCTGGCTGTCTATGGGACAATCTGGATAAGGAGGAAAAGCTACACGAACTCCAGCCCTATGTAGAACTATGTTCACTTGCTCAATTCTGGCTCCTAGAAGACTTACATGACGAATGTTTTAGACTAATTGTATCAGTTTTGGATTCCTATCAATATTTGTCTATTAAAATTATACAGATGGCTGCTAATCTCAATCAGTGGAAGCTAGTTGAAGTTGCAGCAGAGTATCTGGCCCCTATGTATCATCATCTACGTAACTCAAGCGAGCTTGATGTATTGGATGAACATCTCATTGAAATTGTCCGCACTGCCTCAGTTCAGTTTTCTCAAAGAAATGGACACTTACTCTCATTGACATGA
- the LOC104249750 gene encoding BTB/POZ domain-containing protein At1g04390 isoform X3, with product MRSSSSSKQAADNSRGISGHLLTLHQRLYHALNLGTRYCDDGVQKLHFSDIEMQRLVLRSVDAFLDNISAESLQHQVVKESVSDIVAAVGSILASKSAATLRLASDVAVKIVRIIPSTMLQPHLANLIHPLSSLLSFQQLRVAISCASALNLILSNLSSKREKEVWEILKTTNVVGNLGQNVKGYSSDNKPTEYFKEMASLLSKILWRWPLSRFRVWTDTKLLNILDTVKLNPDCSIRIAVLQLYSALALCCNGTKKLLEDGEGLVKILVDSLDSSNPHSVQIEGLRLAQCLTKSEQGCSKINKSSCEPFVKAVITLMSNWSFDAGKLAKCQMSILVEVCRLALITRWAGDHQFYLWKAGVDGVLLSLLIGNSDTTQQSLRSLSLQEQIIKLEEVFDKYVLLPLRPYVWDILGWLAANCMEDFSPKMHGNETSFIALVICACLAFADSILTARQISQGSVCHSSESEPASRAVLMMIYSPSKYIASETRFILSEVLALKGKDYVEYLLDSLKAVSSGNKFGIPSNFRLVITLITLACYSALPKHRKHVIQHGGIPTLLSFISWWLDNPVHLNRSSVAPHVQNYFSERTCCWPSSEDWEGEDMLLLFGLMALGELINAKNCGGLFCNQMESRAAFIRELQEICINNSNPGPRWYAAYILCHFGLYGFPSKFGREFRELLTDNEHTDAELIIKNQEPVHVHGVILLVRCPSLLPLEELLKEKDFGSSLKLDSDSCNRLITKVRLSAHVDCQSLTKLLEYIYSGFLEAGEDLVKKLKILARHCNLQPLVQLLYGRNPKWGTPFPSSDITSALGPAGRNFSDIILEAETSRPSNEDCNSCSISVLHLHVHKVVLWSSCEYLRALFQSGMQESHSLTIKVPVCWDSLVKLVSWFYSDGC from the exons ATGAGGTCGTCATCATCGTCAAAGCAAGCTGCAGATAACAGTCGTGGTATTAGCGGTCACCTACTGACCCTTCATCAACGCCTTTACCATGCTCTCAATCTCGGCACTAG ATATTGCGATGACGGGGTTCAAAAGCTGCATTTTTCTGATATTGAGATGCAAAGACTAGTACTTCGTTCAGTTGATGCATTTCTTGATAATATATCTGCTGAGTCATTACAACACCAAGTTGTGAAG GAGTCAGTCAGTGACATAGTTGCAGCTGTAGGAAGTATTCTAGCATCAAAAAGTGCAGCCACATTAAGATTGGCCTCAGATGTAGCTGTAAAGATCGTCCGCATCATACCAAGTACAATGCTGCAACCTCATTTGGCCAATCTCATCCATCCTTTGTCATCCTTGTTAAGTTTCCAGCAATTACGAGTTGCTATATCTTGTGCCTCTGCCTTGAATTTGATTTTATCAAATCTGAGTTCTAAAAGAGAGAAAGAGGTTTGGGAGATCTTAAAAACCACAAACGTGGTTGGTAATCTAGGCCAGAATGTTAAAGGATACTCCAGTGACAATAAGCCAACTGAGTACTTTAAAGAGATGGCCTCTCTGTTAAGTAAAATTTTGTGGCGTTGGCCTCTTTCTCGGTTCCGTGTTTGGACTGATACGAAATTGTTGAATATCTTAGATACTGTCAAGCTCAATCCTGACTGCTCCATCAGAATTGCTGTTCTGCAGCTATATTCTGCTTTAG CTCTATGTTGCAATGGAACTAAGAAGCTTTTGGAGGATGGAGAAGGTCTTGTAAAAATTTTGGTGGACAGTTTGGACAGTTCAAACCCTCATTCGGTCCAGATAGAGGGATTAAGACTTGCCCAATGTTTAACG AAAAGTGAACAAGGATGTTCGAAAATTAATAAATCGTCTTGTGAGCCCTTTGTGAAAGCCGTGATTACCTTAATGAGTAACTGGAGTTTTGATGCTGGAAAGCTTGCTAAGTGCCAAATGTCAATACTAGTTGAAGTATGCCGTTTGGCTCTGATCACTCGTTGGGCAGGGGACCACCAATTTTATCTTTGGAAGGCAGGAGTTGATGGGGTTCTTCTTAGTCTTCTCATAGGAAATTCTGACACTACTCAGCAGTCTCTGCGTAGCTTATCTCTACAAGAACAAATCATCAAGTTAGAAGAGGTTTTTGATAAATATGTTCTACTTCCACTGAGACCGTATGTTTGGGATATTCTTGGATGGCTTGCAGCAAATTGTATGGAAGATTTCTCCCCCAAGATGCATGGAAATGAGACTTCGTTTATTGCTCTTGTTATTTGTGCATG CTTGGCCTTCGCGGATTCTATACTCACAGCTCGCCAAATTTCTCAAGGGAGTGTTTGTCATTCATCAGAGAGTGAACCAGCATCTAGGGCAGTCCTTATGATGATTTATTCTCCCAGCAAGTACATTGCTTCTGAAACAAGGTTTATCCTATCTGAAGTTCTGGCACTGAAGGGAAAGGACTATGTGGAATATTTACTGGATAGTTTGAAAGCGGTATCTTCTGGAAACAAGTTTGGAATACCGAGTAATTTTAGACTTGTCATAACCTTGATAACTCTGGCATGTTATTCAGCTCTGCCAAAACATCGTAAGCATGTAATTCAGCATGGAGGAATACCCACTCTGTTGAGCTTCATTAGTTGGTGGTTAGATAATCCTGTCCACCTAAATAGATCCAGTGTGGCTCCTCATGTGCAGAATTATTTCAGTGAAAGGACTTGTTGCTGGCCTTCTTCTGAAGATTGGGAAGGTGAAGATATGCTTTTACTTTTTGGACTTATGGCTCTTGGTGAGTTGATAAATGCGAAAAATTGTGGTGGTCTCTTTTGTAATCAGATGGAGTCGCGAGCTGCTTTTATCAGAGAACTTCAAGAGATCTGTATTAACAATTCTAATCCTGGACCACGATGGTACGCTGCTTATATCCTTTGCCATTTTGGATTATACGGTTTTCCAAGTAAGTTTGGGAGAGAGTTTCGAGAACTCCTTACTGACAATGAACATACTGATGCGGAGCTTATAATTAAAAATCAGGAACCAGTGCATGTCCATGGTGTTATTCTTCTGGTTAGATGCCCATCATTGTTACCTCTTGAAGAATTGCTTAAAGAGAAAGATTTTGGTTCTTCCTTAAAGCTGGATTCAGATTCATGCAATAGGTTAATCACCAAAGTTCGTCTCTCAGCTCATGTTGATTGCCAGTCATTGACAAAGTTATTGGAGTATATCTATTCGGGATTCCTTGAAGCAGGAGAAGACCTTGtgaaaaagttgaaaattttagCCAGACATTGCAATTTGCAACCTCTGGTACAATTGCtttatggaagaaatccgaaatgGGGAACTCCATTCCCAAGTTCCGACATTACCTCTGCTCTTGGGCCAGCTGGACGTAATTTTTC GGATATTATTTTGGAGGCTGAAACTTCCCGACCAAGTAATGAGGACTGCAATTCTTGCTCCATATCTGTTTTACACCTGCATGTTCACAAAGTTGTACTATGGTCAAGTTGTGAATATTTACGGGCCCTCTTTCAGTCAGGAATGCAAGAAAG CCATTCGCTCACCATCAAGGTGCCAGTTTGTTGGGACTCCTTGGTTAAGTTAGTCAGCTGGTTCTACTCTG ATGGCTGCTAA
- the LOC104249750 gene encoding BTB/POZ domain-containing protein At1g04390 isoform X1 — translation MRSSSSSKQAADNSRGISGHLLTLHQRLYHALNLGTRYCDDGVQKLHFSDIEMQRLVLRSVDAFLDNISAESLQHQVVKESVSDIVAAVGSILASKSAATLRLASDVAVKIVRIIPSTMLQPHLANLIHPLSSLLSFQQLRVAISCASALNLILSNLSSKREKEVWEILKTTNVVGNLGQNVKGYSSDNKPTEYFKEMASLLSKILWRWPLSRFRVWTDTKLLNILDTVKLNPDCSIRIAVLQLYSALALCCNGTKKLLEDGEGLVKILVDSLDSSNPHSVQIEGLRLAQCLTKSEQGCSKINKSSCEPFVKAVITLMSNWSFDAGKLAKCQMSILVEVCRLALITRWAGDHQFYLWKAGVDGVLLSLLIGNSDTTQQSLRSLSLQEQIIKLEEVFDKYVLLPLRPYVWDILGWLAANCMEDFSPKMHGNETSFIALVICACLAFADSILTARQISQGSVCHSSESEPASRAVLMMIYSPSKYIASETRFILSEVLALKGKDYVEYLLDSLKAVSSGNKFGIPSNFRLVITLITLACYSALPKHRKHVIQHGGIPTLLSFISWWLDNPVHLNRSSVAPHVQNYFSERTCCWPSSEDWEGEDMLLLFGLMALGELINAKNCGGLFCNQMESRAAFIRELQEICINNSNPGPRWYAAYILCHFGLYGFPSKFGREFRELLTDNEHTDAELIIKNQEPVHVHGVILLVRCPSLLPLEELLKEKDFGSSLKLDSDSCNRLITKVRLSAHVDCQSLTKLLEYIYSGFLEAGEDLVKKLKILARHCNLQPLVQLLYGRNPKWGTPFPSSDITSALGPAGRNFSDIILEAETSRPSNEDCNSCSISVLHLHVHKVVLWSSCEYLRALFQSGMQESHSLTIKVPVCWDSLVKLVSWFYSGELPRPISGCLWDNLDKEEKLHELQPYVELCSLAQFWLLEDLHDECFRLIVSVLDSYQYLSIKIIQMAANLNQWKLVEVAAEYLAPMYHHLRNSSELDVLDEHLIEIVRTASVQFSQRNGHLLSLT, via the exons ATGAGGTCGTCATCATCGTCAAAGCAAGCTGCAGATAACAGTCGTGGTATTAGCGGTCACCTACTGACCCTTCATCAACGCCTTTACCATGCTCTCAATCTCGGCACTAG ATATTGCGATGACGGGGTTCAAAAGCTGCATTTTTCTGATATTGAGATGCAAAGACTAGTACTTCGTTCAGTTGATGCATTTCTTGATAATATATCTGCTGAGTCATTACAACACCAAGTTGTGAAG GAGTCAGTCAGTGACATAGTTGCAGCTGTAGGAAGTATTCTAGCATCAAAAAGTGCAGCCACATTAAGATTGGCCTCAGATGTAGCTGTAAAGATCGTCCGCATCATACCAAGTACAATGCTGCAACCTCATTTGGCCAATCTCATCCATCCTTTGTCATCCTTGTTAAGTTTCCAGCAATTACGAGTTGCTATATCTTGTGCCTCTGCCTTGAATTTGATTTTATCAAATCTGAGTTCTAAAAGAGAGAAAGAGGTTTGGGAGATCTTAAAAACCACAAACGTGGTTGGTAATCTAGGCCAGAATGTTAAAGGATACTCCAGTGACAATAAGCCAACTGAGTACTTTAAAGAGATGGCCTCTCTGTTAAGTAAAATTTTGTGGCGTTGGCCTCTTTCTCGGTTCCGTGTTTGGACTGATACGAAATTGTTGAATATCTTAGATACTGTCAAGCTCAATCCTGACTGCTCCATCAGAATTGCTGTTCTGCAGCTATATTCTGCTTTAG CTCTATGTTGCAATGGAACTAAGAAGCTTTTGGAGGATGGAGAAGGTCTTGTAAAAATTTTGGTGGACAGTTTGGACAGTTCAAACCCTCATTCGGTCCAGATAGAGGGATTAAGACTTGCCCAATGTTTAACG AAAAGTGAACAAGGATGTTCGAAAATTAATAAATCGTCTTGTGAGCCCTTTGTGAAAGCCGTGATTACCTTAATGAGTAACTGGAGTTTTGATGCTGGAAAGCTTGCTAAGTGCCAAATGTCAATACTAGTTGAAGTATGCCGTTTGGCTCTGATCACTCGTTGGGCAGGGGACCACCAATTTTATCTTTGGAAGGCAGGAGTTGATGGGGTTCTTCTTAGTCTTCTCATAGGAAATTCTGACACTACTCAGCAGTCTCTGCGTAGCTTATCTCTACAAGAACAAATCATCAAGTTAGAAGAGGTTTTTGATAAATATGTTCTACTTCCACTGAGACCGTATGTTTGGGATATTCTTGGATGGCTTGCAGCAAATTGTATGGAAGATTTCTCCCCCAAGATGCATGGAAATGAGACTTCGTTTATTGCTCTTGTTATTTGTGCATG CTTGGCCTTCGCGGATTCTATACTCACAGCTCGCCAAATTTCTCAAGGGAGTGTTTGTCATTCATCAGAGAGTGAACCAGCATCTAGGGCAGTCCTTATGATGATTTATTCTCCCAGCAAGTACATTGCTTCTGAAACAAGGTTTATCCTATCTGAAGTTCTGGCACTGAAGGGAAAGGACTATGTGGAATATTTACTGGATAGTTTGAAAGCGGTATCTTCTGGAAACAAGTTTGGAATACCGAGTAATTTTAGACTTGTCATAACCTTGATAACTCTGGCATGTTATTCAGCTCTGCCAAAACATCGTAAGCATGTAATTCAGCATGGAGGAATACCCACTCTGTTGAGCTTCATTAGTTGGTGGTTAGATAATCCTGTCCACCTAAATAGATCCAGTGTGGCTCCTCATGTGCAGAATTATTTCAGTGAAAGGACTTGTTGCTGGCCTTCTTCTGAAGATTGGGAAGGTGAAGATATGCTTTTACTTTTTGGACTTATGGCTCTTGGTGAGTTGATAAATGCGAAAAATTGTGGTGGTCTCTTTTGTAATCAGATGGAGTCGCGAGCTGCTTTTATCAGAGAACTTCAAGAGATCTGTATTAACAATTCTAATCCTGGACCACGATGGTACGCTGCTTATATCCTTTGCCATTTTGGATTATACGGTTTTCCAAGTAAGTTTGGGAGAGAGTTTCGAGAACTCCTTACTGACAATGAACATACTGATGCGGAGCTTATAATTAAAAATCAGGAACCAGTGCATGTCCATGGTGTTATTCTTCTGGTTAGATGCCCATCATTGTTACCTCTTGAAGAATTGCTTAAAGAGAAAGATTTTGGTTCTTCCTTAAAGCTGGATTCAGATTCATGCAATAGGTTAATCACCAAAGTTCGTCTCTCAGCTCATGTTGATTGCCAGTCATTGACAAAGTTATTGGAGTATATCTATTCGGGATTCCTTGAAGCAGGAGAAGACCTTGtgaaaaagttgaaaattttagCCAGACATTGCAATTTGCAACCTCTGGTACAATTGCtttatggaagaaatccgaaatgGGGAACTCCATTCCCAAGTTCCGACATTACCTCTGCTCTTGGGCCAGCTGGACGTAATTTTTC GGATATTATTTTGGAGGCTGAAACTTCCCGACCAAGTAATGAGGACTGCAATTCTTGCTCCATATCTGTTTTACACCTGCATGTTCACAAAGTTGTACTATGGTCAAGTTGTGAATATTTACGGGCCCTCTTTCAGTCAGGAATGCAAGAAAG CCATTCGCTCACCATCAAGGTGCCAGTTTGTTGGGACTCCTTGGTTAAGTTAGTCAGCTGGTTCTACTCTGGTGAGTTGCCTAGACCAATATCTGGCTGTCTATGGGACAATCTGGATAAGGAGGAAAAGCTACACGAACTCCAGCCCTATGTAGAACTATGTTCACTTGCTCAATTCTGGCTCCTAGAAGACTTACATGACGAATGTTTTAGACTAATTGTATCAGTTTTGGATTCCTATCAATATTTGTCTATTAAAATTATACAGATGGCTGCTAATCTCAATCAGTGGAAGCTAGTTGAAGTTGCAGCAGAGTATCTGGCCCCTATGTATCATCATCTACGTAACTCAAGCGAGCTTGATGTATTGGATGAACATCTCATTGAAATTGTCCGCACTGCCTCAGTTCAGTTTTCTCAAAGAAATGGACACTTACTCTCATTGACATGA